The Nitrospira sp. genomic sequence GAAGGACCGGCGAGGCCTCCGGCGCGGAGGTGTCGGGAATCACGACAAGACCCGCCTGGATGCCCTGCGGTGACAGATCAGCCGTCACAGCCGTGCCCTTCGGTGTGCCGACATAATCCGCGATACGGTTCGGTGGCATCCCGGTCGTGCACGCGGTCAGCAACAAGACCCCCAGTACGCAACCGGCTTGTGTCCTGAGATAACGCATGGTTGTTCTCCAGGTTTAAAAGCGCACTGTTGTACGTTCGCTCCTAAACGGCGGATTGTCAAGACCCCCTGCCTTGCAATCCCCGAAGCGCTCGGCTAGGCTGGCGCGTAGTCATGGCTACTGCCGAACGCCGCGCGTCTGTGGCTCTTTCCGTCGTCATTCCGGCCTACAACGAGGCGAACCGGCTACCCCCGTATCTGGAGTCCGTCGCCGCCTACCTGACCCGCCGCGGCATAACCCATGAAATCCTTGTCATCGACGACGGCAGCAACGATGACACTGTTCAGGTTGTCAAACAATGTGCCGCCGCGCATCCATCCGTCCGCCTGATCCGGCTTCCCCGCAACACCGGCAAGGGCGCGGCCGTACGAACCGGTATGCAGGCGGCTCGGGGCACGCTCCGTCTCTTTACCGACGCTGACGGCGCGACGCCGATTCAAGAACTGGAGCGGCTGGAGGTGGCGATCATGAATGGGGCTGACCTTGCCATCGGTTCCCGGCCGCTGGCTTCTCGGGACGCCCGCTACACCGTCAAAGCGCGCCCGCACCGTGCGCTGATGGGGAGCCTGTTTAGCCGGATCGTCCGCTGGCTGGGCATCCGGGACATCTGCGACACGCAATGCGGGTTCAAACTATTCCGGGATACGGCGGCGGCGGCTCTCTTTTCCGTGTGCCGAATTGACGGTTATGGATTTGATCTTGAGCTCGTCTACATCGCGCAGCGGCGGGGCTACCGGATTGTCGAAGTGCCGATCAACTGGGCCGACCAGCCGGGGTCGAAGGTGCAGGTGGTGCGCGACGGATTCCGTATGCTGCGCGAGATGCTGGCCGTGCGTTGCAACGAGCGGCGCGGGCTCTACGCGGACTGCCGCACGTAGATCGCGACCTTCGCGTCCTCGTAGACTTTCGCCCAGCTGCGCGCGTCATCCAAAGCCCGCGCCAGGCCACTTGCGCGCGTCACCAGCACCCAGTCCACGAGATACCGGTCGAGCACCCCAAGTGCCGGCGGATCTTGATTGGCCAGCGCCAGATAGTCCTTAAAGATTCTTCGCTCACCGATCTGCCAGGCCGGCATGCGCCCATCGATGAAGATTTTTTCCTCCGGAAGCCACCAGAGCAAAAATCCGCCGTGGCCGTATTCATTGAAAAGTTTCGTCC encodes the following:
- a CDS encoding glycosyltransferase family 2 protein, which translates into the protein MATAERRASVALSVVIPAYNEANRLPPYLESVAAYLTRRGITHEILVIDDGSNDDTVQVVKQCAAAHPSVRLIRLPRNTGKGAAVRTGMQAARGTLRLFTDADGATPIQELERLEVAIMNGADLAIGSRPLASRDARYTVKARPHRALMGSLFSRIVRWLGIRDICDTQCGFKLFRDTAAAALFSVCRIDGYGFDLELVYIAQRRGYRIVEVPINWADQPGSKVQVVRDGFRMLREMLAVRCNERRGLYADCRT